A portion of the Saimiri boliviensis isolate mSaiBol1 chromosome 1, mSaiBol1.pri, whole genome shotgun sequence genome contains these proteins:
- the TAF9 gene encoding transcription initiation factor TFIID subunit 9 → MESGKMASPKSMPKDAQMMAQILKDMGITEYEPRVINQMLEFAFRYVTTILDDAKIYSSHAKKATVDADDVRLAIQCRADQSFTSPPPRDFLLDIARQRNQTPLPLIKPYSGPRLPPDRYCLTAPNYRLKSLQKKSSTSAGRITVPRLSVGSVTSRPSTPTLGTPTPQTMSVSTKVGTPMSLTGQRFTVQMPTSQSPAVKASIPATSAVQNVLINPSLIGSKNILITTNMVSSQNTANESSNALKRKHEDDDDDDDDDDYDNL, encoded by the coding sequence ATGGAGTCTGGCAAGATGGCTTCTCCCAAGAGCATGCCGAAAGATGCACAGATGATGGCACAAATCCTGAAGGATATGGGGATTACAGAATATGAGCCAAGAGTTATAAATCAGATGTTGGAGTTTGCCTTCCGATATGTGACCACAATTCTAGATGATGCAAAAATTTATTCAAGCCATGCTAAGAAAGCTACTGTTGATGCAGATGATGTGCGATTGGCAATCCAGTGCCGCGCCGATCAGTCTTTTACCTCTCCTCCCCCAAGAGATTTTTTATTAGATATTGCAAGGCAAAGAAATCAAACGCCTTTGCCATTAATCAAGCCATATTCAGGTCCTAGGTTGCCACCTGATAGGTATTGCTTAACAGCTCCAAACTATAGGCTGaaatctttacagaaaaagtcatCAACTTCTGCAGGAAGAATAACAGTCCCGCGGTTAAGTGTTGGTTCGGTTACTAGCAGACCAAGTACTCCCACACTAGGCACACCAACCCCACAGACCATGTCTGTTTCAACTAAAGTGGGAACTCCCATGTCCCTCACGGGACAAAGGTTTACAGTACAGATGCCTACATCGCAGTCTCCAGCTGTAAAAGCTTCAATTCCTGCAACTTCAGCAGTTCAGAATGTTCTCATTAATCCATCATTAATTGGGTCCAAAAACATTCTTATTACCACTAATATGGTATCATCACAAAATACTGCCAATGAATCATcaaatgcattaaaaagaaaacatgaagatgatgatgatgatgatgatgacgatgactATGATAATTTGTAA